The following proteins come from a genomic window of Polaribacter dokdonensis:
- a CDS encoding alpha-ketoacid dehydrogenase subunit alpha/beta, with the protein MSTKTAIQSSQEISFSDFKKEVLQDYKIAKISRECSLLGRREVLTGKAKFGIFGDGKEVPQLAMAKAFQKGDFRSGYYRDQTFMMAIGELTAQQFFAGLYAHTDIEADPMSAGRQMGGHFATHSLQEDGNWKNLTQQYNSSSDISPTAGQMPRLLGLAQASKVYRNEKSVAHKTNFSNKGNEVAWGTIGNASTSEGLFFETINAAGVLQVPMVMNVWDDEYGISVHAKHQTTKESISEILKGFQRDEKNKGYEIFVVNGWDYVQLMDVYQKASKIAREEHVPVLIHVKELTQPQGHSTSGSHERYKGQDRLKWEKDHDCLTKMREWILDFELETETGEALRFVEGEEELILLEKEAKKEVINAKRNAWNAFLNEIKSELLEVSDILKRVAEKSVNENFINKYINDLNAITEPTRKDVLSVARKCLWYVRDENIAGKIELQNFIKDAFTQAHDKYSSHLLSETKESALNILEEAPTYAQEQNLVDARIVMRDNFDAILTKHKDVLIFGEDAGFIGDVNQGLEGLQEKFGDIRISDTGIREATILGQGIGLAMRGLRPIAEIQYLDYLLYALQIMSDDLATLRYRTYGKQKAPLIIRTRGHRLEGIWHAGSPMGAIINSLRGIHVLVPRNMTKAAGFYNTLLEGDDPALVIECLNGYRLKEELPTNLGDFKTKIGVVETIKEGKDITVVSYGSTLRIVEEAAKDLAQVGIDIEIIDAQSLLPFDLNHDCVKSLAKTNKLLVVDEDVPGGASAYILQEILETQNGYQYLDSKPTTLSAKAHRPAYGTDGDYFSKPSAEDIFEKVYAIMHEFNPQKFKSLY; encoded by the coding sequence ATGTCAACTAAAACTGCTATACAGAGTTCTCAAGAAATTTCTTTCAGTGATTTTAAAAAAGAAGTATTGCAAGATTATAAAATTGCAAAAATTAGTAGAGAATGTAGTTTATTAGGAAGACGTGAAGTCCTTACAGGTAAAGCAAAGTTTGGTATTTTTGGTGATGGTAAAGAAGTACCACAATTAGCCATGGCTAAAGCTTTTCAAAAAGGAGATTTTAGATCTGGTTACTACAGAGATCAAACTTTTATGATGGCAATTGGAGAATTAACAGCTCAACAATTTTTCGCAGGTTTGTACGCTCATACAGATATTGAAGCAGATCCTATGTCTGCAGGTAGACAAATGGGTGGGCATTTTGCAACACATAGCTTACAAGAAGATGGTAACTGGAAAAACTTAACTCAACAATACAACTCTAGTTCAGATATTTCACCAACTGCAGGTCAAATGCCTCGTTTATTAGGCTTAGCACAAGCATCTAAAGTTTACAGAAACGAAAAAAGTGTAGCTCATAAAACTAATTTCTCTAACAAAGGTAATGAAGTTGCTTGGGGTACTATTGGTAATGCAAGCACAAGTGAAGGTTTATTTTTTGAAACTATAAATGCTGCTGGTGTATTACAGGTACCAATGGTTATGAATGTTTGGGATGATGAATATGGAATTTCTGTACACGCAAAACATCAAACTACAAAAGAAAGTATTTCTGAAATTTTAAAAGGATTTCAGAGAGATGAAAAAAATAAAGGTTATGAGATTTTTGTTGTAAATGGTTGGGATTATGTTCAGTTAATGGATGTTTATCAAAAAGCATCAAAAATAGCAAGAGAAGAGCATGTACCTGTTTTAATACACGTTAAAGAACTAACACAACCTCAAGGCCATTCAACTTCTGGGTCTCATGAAAGGTATAAAGGTCAAGATCGTTTAAAATGGGAGAAAGATCATGATTGTTTAACTAAAATGCGTGAATGGATTTTAGACTTTGAATTAGAAACAGAAACAGGAGAAGCATTACGTTTTGTTGAAGGTGAAGAAGAATTGATTCTACTAGAAAAAGAAGCAAAAAAAGAAGTAATAAATGCAAAAAGAAATGCTTGGAATGCATTTTTAAATGAAATAAAATCAGAGCTTTTAGAGGTTTCAGATATCTTAAAAAGAGTAGCTGAAAAAAGTGTTAATGAAAACTTTATCAATAAATATATTAACGATTTAAATGCAATAACAGAACCAACTAGAAAAGATGTATTATCTGTAGCTAGAAAATGTTTATGGTATGTTAGAGATGAAAATATTGCAGGTAAAATTGAATTACAAAACTTTATTAAAGATGCATTTACTCAAGCTCATGATAAATATTCATCTCATTTATTAAGTGAAACTAAAGAAAGTGCTTTAAATATTTTAGAAGAAGCACCAACCTATGCTCAAGAACAAAATCTTGTAGATGCAAGAATTGTTATGAGAGATAATTTTGATGCAATTTTAACCAAACATAAAGATGTTTTAATATTTGGTGAAGATGCAGGTTTTATTGGTGACGTAAATCAAGGGTTAGAAGGCTTACAAGAAAAATTTGGAGATATTAGAATATCTGATACTGGTATTAGAGAAGCTACAATTTTAGGTCAAGGAATTGGTTTAGCCATGAGAGGCTTAAGACCAATTGCAGAAATTCAGTATTTAGACTACCTATTATATGCTTTACAAATTATGAGTGATGATTTAGCTACTTTACGTTACAGAACGTATGGTAAGCAAAAAGCACCATTAATTATAAGAACCAGAGGTCACAGACTAGAAGGTATTTGGCATGCAGGTTCACCTATGGGAGCCATTATAAACAGCTTAAGAGGTATACATGTTTTAGTGCCAAGAAACATGACTAAAGCAGCAGGTTTTTACAATACTTTATTAGAAGGTGATGATCCTGCATTAGTTATTGAGTGTTTAAATGGTTATCGTTTAAAAGAAGAATTACCAACTAATTTAGGTGATTTTAAAACAAAAATTGGTGTTGTAGAAACAATCAAAGAAGGTAAAGATATTACTGTAGTTTCTTACGGTTCTACATTAAGAATTGTAGAAGAAGCAGCTAAAGACTTAGCACAAGTAGGTATAGATATCGAAATAATTGATGCTCAAAGTTTATTGCCTTTTGATTTAAATCACGATTGTGTAAAAAGCTTAGCCAAAACCAATAAACTATTAGTAGTAGATGAAGATGTGCCTGGAGGAGCTTCAGCTTATATTCTGCAAGAAATTTTAGAAACTCAAAATGGTTATCAATATCTAGATAGTAAGCCAACAACTTTATCTGCAAAAGCACATAGACCTGCTTATGGTACAGATGGTGATTATTTTTCTAAACCATCTGCAGAAGATATTTTTGAGAAAGTTTATGCTATTATGCATGAGTTTAATCCACAAAAATTTAAGAGTTTATATTAA